The nucleotide window CGATATGAACACCAAGTTTATAGTTGCCGTTTTCAAGCCTTGTTACCTGGACTGCATCGTCAAGGTCCTTGGCATCTGCGCCGTCTATCGTAACAATGACTTCATTGCGAAGGTCACGGCGGTTTGCGATTTCACTCTCATTGATTTGGTCTGGAGCATTATTCGCCTGCTCCATAACTTCGTCTGGGAATTCCATCGGCAGTCCATGTTTGTGGATGACAGAAAGGATATCGACACCGGGGTCATTTTTATGGCCAAGAATCGCGGTGACTTCTCCCTCTGCACTTTTGCGTCCTTCAGGGTAGCTCGTCAGTTTTACGACAACCTTATGCCCTTCGACTGCCCCCATGCCGGCTTCCTTAGGAATAAAGATATCACTTGTGAATTTCTTATCGTCAGGAATGACAAAACCAAAGTGTTTGCTTTCTGTATAAGTGCCGACAATTTGCGATACTCCTCTTTCAAGGATGCGCACTACTGTCCCTTCACGGCGCTGGCCAGAACTGTCTGACGATACGCGGACAAGGACTGTGTCACCGTTCATCGCATTACTCGTTTCATTCGGGGGAATGAAGATGTCATCCATTCCTTGCTCTTCTGTTATGACAAAAGCAAATCCCTTGGCATGTGCGCTGAAACGGCCGCGCACTAGATTCATTTTTTCCGGAAGGCCGTACCGGTCACTTCGGGTCCTGACTACGAGGCCCTTTTCTTCCATGACCACAAGCGCTTTGACAAAATCCTTGAATGTCGAGGAGTCCTCGATTCCAAAGGCATTCTCAAGCTCCTGTACGGTAAGCGGCTTGTAGGCTTCATCCTTCATATAATGCAACAGCCTGTCTATATGGCCTTTAATATTCTCATCCATATGAATCCCTCCTTCTATTTAGGGTTCTTTTCCTTTATTCTTTCCAATCTAACGACTCAAGAAACTCATAAACATCTTCATGCAGCTGGTCACGTTCTTTATCAAGCGTGATGACATGTCCTGATTCTTCATACCACTTGAGTTTTTTATGTTCAGACTCGATGCTATCGTGAATGATGTTCGCGCTGTCAGGATCGATGATTACGTCATTGCGCGCCTGGACAACAAATGTCGGAGCATAAATCAAGTCGATGCTTCCGCGGACCTCTTTGATCAATTCCTGAAGGTCTTTCAAGGTGGACATGGATTTTTGTTCGAGTTCCTTTACCTCCGCCTCGATTTGCTCTTCCGGCTTGCCTTCCATCCGCTTGTATTCCCGCGCATACTCAAGCACGCCCCGGTACATCAACTCTTCTGTCTTAAGATGCATCGGTGCGCACATTGGCACGATTCCCTTTAGCGGCTTTGTATATCCAAGCTTCAGGGACAGGACGCCTCCCAGTGATAATCCGGCAACCGCTATTTCCTCATATCCTTCACTCTTGAGGAATTCATATCCGTCAAGCGCGTCCTGCCACCAATCTGCAGGTCCAGTATGTATAAGTTCTTCAGGCGGTACCCCATGTCCTTTAAAAACTGGTGCATGGCTCGTATAACCTTTTCCTTCTAAAAATCGTCCCAGCATCCTGACGTCCGCTGAGTTGCCGGTAAATCCATGGAGCAGTAATACCGCTCTTTTTCCAGCTTTAAATGTAAATGGTCTTGGCACTAACTTTCTCATTTTCCTACTCCCTCTATCTGATTTCTTTCTTAGTTTTAACAAACATGCTTGTAACATTCAATTAAAAGCCTTTATATATGTAAATACCCATATTCAGTATAAATATGTGAGGTTTTTTGCACACAATAAAACCCGGCCTCTTGTGGAAGCCGGGTCATTGTTTGTATTATAGTTTGAAATAAGTAACGGCAATAGTCAGGACGAAAAATAGTACAGATAGAACAACCGTGACTCGGTGAAGGACTAAATCCAGACCCCTTGCCTTCTGCTTACCAAACAATTGCTCAGCGCCGCCGGAAATCGCACCAGATAGACCAGCACTCTTGCCTGACTGAAGAAGAACAACCGCAATTAGCCCAAGGCTCACAATCACTAAAAGAACGGTTAAAAATGTATGCATGACGTACCTCCCGATAAAACTGCTAACAGTATTTTAAATTTATCACATTTTCGGGAATGAAACAATACTTGTCCGAATTGTTGTGAATTTTATTGGGCACGTACATGTCACACTTGTCCATTCCGGCTAGTTTATTGAAGCTGGAAGCAGCGAATTCGATCTGTACAGCAGATCGGAAACGGTCGTGCATTGGTATCCATTCTTATATAAAATCTCGAGGATGTCCTCAACCGCCTTCACCGTTTGTGAACGGTCTCCGCCAGCATCATGAAAAATAATCACATCACCTGGCCGAGCATCGGAAACGACATTCTGTGTGATCTTCGCTGCTCCCGGCCTGCTCCAATCCCGGGTTTCCTGATGCCATGACCAAAGGATGACATTGTAGCCGCCCTTAATCGCCGTATCGACGATTTCCTTGTCATAATAGCCGGCAATCGGCCTGAACAGAGTGGGCGATGTTCCAGTCAGGCTTTCGATGATTTCCGAGTTTTTAGCGAGTTCTTTTTTCAACATTGCCGGGGAATAGCCGTCCCGGAAATGATGCCGATAGGTGTGATTGCCGATTTCGTGCCCCTCTGCAGCCTGGCGTTTCACGATCTCCGGATATCTTTCCGCCTCCTCGCCAATCACGAAAAACGTCGCCTTGGCCTTGTATTTTTTCAGAGCATCAAGGATTTGCGGAGTATAGGTAGGATCCGGCCCGTCATCAAACGTAAATGCCACAAGCTTCTCCTCTACCGGGATATCCCAGAATACGTGACCCGTCTTTTCGAACTTCTCTCTTTTTATAGAGGATGGAGTGGCAGATGCAGGCATGACATTATATAGTGTAAAAACCATCAACAAGACAGCAGCCAGGGTAACCCTCTTCATATGAATCCGCTCCAATCATCATTTAATGAGTTTTTATCTATTATTGTGCGGATTTACTAGCGAGTTTATTTCCTGAGAATGATTCCATGTTTTGTCTATCCATTCAATTAGACCTCTACGGGAAACTTTTCCAGGTTCTCCTCTTCTATTTGTCCGTTAGAGCCCTTCTATCGGACACTTTTTCGGGGTTCTCTTCTTCTATTTGTCCATTAGAGACCTTCTATCGGACACTTTTCGCGTTTCTTCTCTTCTAATTGTCCATTAGCGGCTCAAAAAAAAACGCCGGCAGCATCGTCATGCTACCGGCGTTCGGTTTTAGGGGGAATGAATCCCTCGTTAGATTACTTCTTTAGGTTGTAGAAAGATTTGATTCCATTGAAACGAGCTGTTTCACCAAGCTGGTCTTCGATGCGAAGAAGCTGGTTGTACTTCGCTACGCGGTCTGTACGTGATGGAGCACCAGTCTTGATTTGGCCAGCGTTTGTTGCAACAGCGATGTCAGCGATTGTTGAATCTTCTGTTTCACCAGAACGGTGAGAGATAACTGCAGTGTAGCCTGCGCGCTTAGCCATTTCGATTGCATCGAAAGTTTCTGTCAAAGTACCTATTTGGTTAACTTTGATCAGGATTGAGTTTCCAACGCCCTGCTCGATACCTTGAGCAAGCTTTTTAGTGTTTGTAACGAACAGGTCGTCACCAACAAGCTGAACTTTTCCGCCAAGGCGCTCAGTCAATAGCTTGTGGCCTTCCCAGTCGTTTTCATCCAAACCGTCTTCGATTGAGATGATTGGATATTTAGAAGCCATTTCTTCGTACCAATCAACCATTTCTGCAGAAGTTTTAACAACGCCTTCTCCAGAAAGGTGGTATTTGCCATCTTCTTTGTTGTAGAACTCAGAAGATGCAGCATCCATAGCAAGCATTACTTGCTCGCCTGGCTTGTAGCCTGCTTTTTCGATAGCTGTCACGATTGTTTGAAGAGCTTCTTCGTTTGAACCAAGGTTTGGAGCAAATCCGCCTTCGTCACCAACAGCTGTGTTCAAGCCTTTTTCCTTAAGTACAGACTTCAGGCTGTGGAAAATTTCAGCACCCATGCGAAGTGCTTCACGGAAGTTTTCAGCGCCAACAGGCATTACCATGAATTCCTGGATGTCCACGTTGTTGTCAGCGTGCTCGCCGCCGTTCACGATGTTCATCATTGGAACTGGAAGCTGCTTGGAGTTGAATCCGCCAAGATATTGATACAAAGGAAGGTCAAGATAGTCTGCAGCAGCGTGTGCAACAGCCATGGACACGCCAAGGATTGCGTTAGCGCCTAGCTTGCCTTTGTTTTCAGTACCATCTAATTCGATCAGAGCCTCGTCGATACCGATTTGGTCAAGAACGTTGAATTCTTCGCCAACAAGGAAAGGAGCGATGATTTCGTTCACATTTTCAACTGCTTTCAGAACACCTTTTCCAAGGTAGCGGCCTTTGTCGCCGTCACGAAGTTCAACTGCTTCGTATTCACCAGTTGAAGCACCACTTGGAACTAGTGCGCGTCCGAAAGCACCTGATTCTGTAAAAACTTCTACCTCAACTGT belongs to Mesobacillus sp. AQ2 and includes:
- a CDS encoding carboxylesterase; translation: MRKLVPRPFTFKAGKRAVLLLHGFTGNSADVRMLGRFLEGKGYTSHAPVFKGHGVPPEELIHTGPADWWQDALDGYEFLKSEGYEEIAVAGLSLGGVLSLKLGYTKPLKGIVPMCAPMHLKTEELMYRGVLEYAREYKRMEGKPEEQIEAEVKELEQKSMSTLKDLQELIKEVRGSIDLIYAPTFVVQARNDVIIDPDSANIIHDSIESEHKKLKWYEESGHVITLDKERDQLHEDVYEFLESLDWKE
- the secG gene encoding preprotein translocase subunit SecG, whose product is MHTFLTVLLVIVSLGLIAVVLLQSGKSAGLSGAISGGAEQLFGKQKARGLDLVLHRVTVVLSVLFFVLTIAVTYFKL
- a CDS encoding polysaccharide deacetylase family protein — protein: MKRVTLAAVLLMVFTLYNVMPASATPSSIKREKFEKTGHVFWDIPVEEKLVAFTFDDGPDPTYTPQILDALKKYKAKATFFVIGEEAERYPEIVKRQAAEGHEIGNHTYRHHFRDGYSPAMLKKELAKNSEIIESLTGTSPTLFRPIAGYYDKEIVDTAIKGGYNVILWSWHQETRDWSRPGAAKITQNVVSDARPGDVIIFHDAGGDRSQTVKAVEDILEILYKNGYQCTTVSDLLYRSNSLLPASIN
- the eno gene encoding phosphopyruvate hydratase; its protein translation is MPFITDVYAREVLDSRGNPTVEVEVFTESGAFGRALVPSGASTGEYEAVELRDGDKGRYLGKGVLKAVENVNEIIAPFLVGEEFNVLDQIGIDEALIELDGTENKGKLGANAILGVSMAVAHAAADYLDLPLYQYLGGFNSKQLPVPMMNIVNGGEHADNNVDIQEFMVMPVGAENFREALRMGAEIFHSLKSVLKEKGLNTAVGDEGGFAPNLGSNEEALQTIVTAIEKAGYKPGEQVMLAMDAASSEFYNKEDGKYHLSGEGVVKTSAEMVDWYEEMASKYPIISIEDGLDENDWEGHKLLTERLGGKVQLVGDDLFVTNTKKLAQGIEQGVGNSILIKVNQIGTLTETFDAIEMAKRAGYTAVISHRSGETEDSTIADIAVATNAGQIKTGAPSRTDRVAKYNQLLRIEDQLGETARFNGIKSFYNLKK